Proteins found in one Campylobacter sp. MIT 12-8780 genomic segment:
- a CDS encoding DUF5710 domain-containing protein, with the protein MPRERKFLYVPYNDKDEAKKLGAIWDAKEKKFYVPFYMDQSIFKKWENPPIKQNNININEALFQFKNALQAQGLIVDTPIMNGKIQRCATQDDKGHEKSGAYVGYLDGFPAGYIENFKTGYKENWKFQLSTHNNSIKIQRQPLNPKSNFNETHINKDQELLNLQKKTALRLEKEWIEAKPLIKLHPYLIKKGLDETYNLKVDNYGNLLIPFQDETGKIWSIQRITKEGKKIIGVIKTKEEQNKNVEYSARKKGCFFTQIPLKEQEEFIVCEGFATAMTIQKALQKPTIMAIDAGNLSNVVENLKKTFPNKQLTIIADNDYKLEIQGRTNVGLEAAKKIQQNYPNVKLVIPQITEQEAKEGISDFNDIYTKKGLDEIRKQYHTQTFQNTIDKNKLDLER; encoded by the coding sequence ATGCCTAGAGAAAGAAAGTTTTTATATGTACCATATAATGATAAAGATGAAGCTAAAAAACTTGGTGCTATTTGGGACGCAAAAGAAAAAAAGTTTTATGTTCCTTTTTATATGGATCAAAGCATATTTAAAAAATGGGAAAATCCACCCATAAAACAAAACAATATCAACATAAATGAAGCTTTGTTTCAATTTAAAAATGCCTTACAGGCTCAAGGCTTAATTGTAGATACCCCTATAATGAATGGAAAAATTCAACGCTGTGCAACTCAAGATGATAAAGGACATGAAAAAAGTGGAGCATATGTAGGATACTTAGATGGCTTCCCTGCTGGTTATATCGAAAACTTTAAAACAGGTTATAAAGAAAACTGGAAATTTCAACTTTCAACTCACAATAACTCAATAAAGATACAAAGACAGCCTTTAAACCCAAAAAGTAATTTTAATGAGACACATATCAATAAAGATCAAGAACTCTTAAATTTGCAAAAGAAAACAGCCCTTAGGCTAGAAAAAGAATGGATAGAAGCAAAACCTCTTATAAAGTTACATCCATATCTTATAAAAAAAGGGCTTGATGAAACTTATAACCTTAAAGTAGATAATTATGGAAATTTACTTATTCCATTTCAAGATGAAACAGGGAAAATCTGGTCAATACAAAGAATTACAAAAGAAGGAAAAAAAATAATTGGCGTAATTAAAACAAAAGAAGAGCAAAATAAAAATGTGGAATACTCGGCTAGAAAAAAAGGATGTTTTTTTACTCAAATTCCACTTAAAGAACAAGAAGAATTCATAGTATGTGAAGGCTTTGCTACTGCTATGACTATACAAAAAGCATTACAAAAGCCTACTATAATGGCTATTGACGCAGGAAATCTAAGCAATGTCGTTGAAAATCTTAAAAAAACTTTTCCGAACAAACAACTAACTATAATTGCAGATAATGACTACAAATTAGAAATTCAAGGAAGAACTAATGTAGGATTAGAAGCTGCAAAAAAAATTCAACAAAATTACCCTAATGTAAAACTTGTTATTCCTCAAATAACAGAACAAGAAGCTAAAGAAGGGATAAGCGATTTTAACGATATTTATACAAAAAAGGGGCTTGATGAAATACGAAAACAATATCACACACAAACATTTCAAAATACTATAGACAAAAATAAACTAGATCTAGAAAGATAA
- a CDS encoding AAA family ATPase → MPKRQTVDTLNLFDECENLICEDTLKMELGSVVLLCGVSEVGKSFLALKTCANALNDGVKSFFWSIEDNEKALLARIQNIQSFYPFEMIDLEFSTDLPEFNARLSPEENLAKELGTLSDCSLIVLDTFSAFFSYLGFKDQNNQNDVQSFFNTLINIAVSNNQTILLLHHLDKKGESIMGSSVIKNVPRIIYELTFAKGENKNTTTHRILKIIKDSNNINNGDREKRIKILVNSDINESLEEQEEHFLLKVDKDNEIKDLSNGLATMDNNGYITMHENRGVFYLSSKKIIDSALYKEFVKNDRQCEFKMEHKDSGSTYIINLKNELLTQTHRSILDALFLYVKDNVDSTTIKKYQDEFWDMEILLEPYKFLKNYLGKTPTRYQWLQEKFDEISRFSYDLTHIQNIDGRREKKTERDRDILMFDSIERVTKNDGKIIAMFKLTIRKEYIRRLKTESTLSYDKDLAKILINLKSLVVQDLIRFLSSFPDNSNMKLTFTEFCKIKAYSDYKHRSLISKQRKEIIESKDELIEFGINVYGRNSPLKPYDNEVLHKKFADSNDLIFIYRGSGKIKRFINKKDAMNKLNIKANRYLSNSLFTPEDLK, encoded by the coding sequence ATGCCAAAACGCCAGACAGTGGATACTTTAAATTTGTTTGATGAGTGTGAAAACCTTATATGTGAAGATACTTTGAAAATGGAACTAGGTTCTGTTGTCTTATTGTGTGGAGTGAGTGAAGTTGGAAAATCTTTTTTAGCTCTTAAAACTTGTGCAAATGCTTTGAATGATGGCGTGAAATCTTTTTTTTGGAGTATAGAAGATAATGAAAAAGCTTTGCTAGCAAGAATTCAAAATATACAAAGTTTTTATCCTTTTGAGATGATTGATCTTGAGTTTTCTACCGATTTGCCTGAATTTAACGCAAGATTAAGTCCTGAAGAAAATTTAGCAAAGGAGCTTGGGACTTTATCAGATTGCAGCTTAATTGTTCTTGATACATTTAGTGCTTTTTTTTCATATTTAGGTTTTAAAGATCAAAACAATCAAAATGATGTGCAAAGCTTTTTTAATACTCTTATAAATATAGCGGTTAGTAACAATCAAACAATTTTATTGCTTCATCATTTAGATAAAAAGGGCGAGAGCATTATGGGAAGTTCAGTGATAAAAAATGTCCCTAGAATTATCTATGAGCTTACATTTGCTAAAGGAGAGAATAAAAATACTACAACTCATAGAATATTGAAAATAATCAAAGATAGCAATAATATTAATAATGGTGATAGAGAGAAGCGAATTAAAATTTTAGTAAATTCTGACATAAATGAATCTTTAGAAGAGCAAGAAGAGCATTTTTTGCTAAAAGTAGATAAAGATAATGAAATAAAAGATTTGAGTAATGGTTTAGCCACTATGGATAATAATGGTTATATTACTATGCACGAAAATAGAGGAGTTTTTTATCTTAGTAGTAAGAAGATAATAGATTCAGCACTTTATAAAGAATTTGTTAAAAATGATAGACAATGCGAATTTAAAATGGAACACAAAGACAGCGGATCAACCTATATTATCAATTTAAAGAATGAGTTACTTACACAAACTCATAGAAGCATATTAGATGCTTTGTTTCTTTATGTGAAAGATAATGTGGATAGCACTACTATCAAAAAATACCAAGATGAATTTTGGGATATGGAAATTTTGTTAGAACCATATAAATTTTTAAAAAACTACTTAGGAAAAACACCAACAAGATATCAATGGTTACAAGAAAAATTTGATGAGATTTCTCGCTTTTCTTATGATTTAACACATATTCAAAATATCGATGGAAGACGAGAAAAGAAAACTGAAAGGGATAGAGACATTTTAATGTTTGATTCTATAGAAAGGGTTACTAAAAATGATGGAAAAATCATAGCTATGTTTAAGCTTACCATTAGAAAAGAATATATAAGGCGTTTGAAGACAGAATCAACTCTTTCTTATGATAAAGACTTAGCTAAAATTCTTATCAATTTAAAATCTTTAGTTGTGCAGGATTTAATACGATTTTTAAGTTCTTTTCCTGACAATAGCAATATGAAGCTTACTTTTACTGAATTTTGCAAAATTAAAGCTTATTCAGATTACAAGCATAGAAGCCTTATTTCAAAACAAAGAAAAGAAATTATAGAATCTAAAGATGAATTAATTGAATTTGGGATTAATGTTTATGGAAGGAATTCTCCTTTAAAACCATATGATAACGAAGTGTTACATAAAAAATTTGCAGATAGCAACGATTTAATTTTTATATATCGTGGCAGTGGAAAAATTAAGCGTTTTATCAATAAAAAAGATGCGATGAATAAGCTTAACATAAAGGCAAATAGGTATTTATCAAATAGCTTATTTACTCCTGAAGATTTAAAATAA
- a CDS encoding recombinase family protein has protein sequence MVVAYVRVSTNKQDTDVQKMQILEYAQKEKLIIDRFIEVQQSAGKSFKKRKIDELKKLKKGDVLIVYELSRLGRSMFETMNFILDLSNKGIQFVFLKQLELSSFNNPHSKLLLSFYAYIAEVEKDFISQRTKAGLEKAKASGKILGRPFGVLSSMHDESKNIIQELLNKGMSMKSIWIYLGKKGTYSNFYLFCKSRKLHKRIENTTLI, from the coding sequence ATGGTTGTAGCATATGTAAGGGTAAGCACAAATAAGCAAGATACAGATGTTCAAAAAATGCAAATTTTAGAATATGCACAAAAAGAAAAGCTCATTATAGATAGATTTATAGAAGTTCAACAAAGTGCAGGAAAGAGTTTTAAAAAACGCAAAATAGATGAATTAAAAAAGCTAAAAAAAGGTGATGTTTTGATAGTTTATGAACTTTCAAGACTCGGCAGAAGTATGTTTGAAACAATGAATTTTATACTAGACTTGTCAAACAAAGGTATCCAATTTGTTTTTCTTAAACAACTTGAACTTAGTAGCTTTAACAACCCACATTCAAAGCTATTACTTTCTTTTTATGCCTATATAGCTGAAGTAGAAAAAGATTTTATATCTCAAAGGACAAAAGCAGGGCTTGAAAAAGCAAAAGCAAGCGGAAAGATTTTGGGACGCCCATTTGGTGTTTTGAGTAGTATGCACGATGAGTCGAAAAATATAATACAAGAATTGCTAAATAAAGGCATGTCGATGAAGTCGATTTGGATCTATCTCGGCAAAAAAGGGACTTATTCAAATTTCTATCTATTTTGCAAGAGTAGGAAACTTCATAAAAGGATTGAAAATACTACTTTAATATAA
- a CDS encoding EexN family lipoprotein gives MKTKILLLAVLATILFSACSEEPKSVEYYKNNPEERKKKIDECGKKLYDYIAKNPQAKDKDLEKVLGKDCMNADEAGKLWK, from the coding sequence ATGAAAACAAAAATTTTACTCTTGGCTGTTTTAGCTACAATACTTTTTAGTGCTTGCTCAGAAGAACCAAAAAGCGTTGAATACTATAAAAATAACCCTGAAGAAAGAAAGAAAAAAATCGATGAATGCGGAAAAAAATTGTATGATTACATAGCAAAAAATCCTCAAGCAAAAGACAAAGATCTTGAAAAAGTACTTGGAAAAGATTGTATGAATGCAGATGAAGCAGGAAAGCTATGGAAGTAA
- a CDS encoding Abi family protein, translated as MKPKLSLDEQIKHMEAKGIQFNIINQNEAKDILSSRTYYFKLKSYAKIYNKDNLGRYVDLEFAYMYEISKIDVALRSFILDVALAIEHLAKTLLLNDFNQSNEDGYSIIERFLDSEEGQNTQKTIESYLNGVNLHSGGNYALVQKYHNQMPIWVLIEIISFNNFIKLLTFYQKDTNRKIIQNQNNKDIKLEDRLDSTKWLRNLSAHSNCILIKILDTTTRKYMYKQLSAYRKNFVFKDDTYTLESMMSKSLVVDFLEMIHLFFKICKSRNMKNNFITNFNDFMQYVRKYQETLNSNQKLKNFFEFIEKSFNIIKN; from the coding sequence ATGAAGCCAAAATTATCCCTAGATGAACAAATAAAACATATGGAAGCCAAAGGCATACAATTTAACATTATAAATCAGAATGAAGCTAAAGATATATTGTCTAGTAGAACTTATTATTTCAAGCTTAAATCTTATGCAAAAATTTACAACAAAGATAACTTGGGGCGTTATGTTGATTTAGAATTTGCTTATATGTATGAAATATCTAAAATTGATGTGGCTTTGCGTAGTTTTATATTGGATGTGGCGTTGGCTATAGAACATTTAGCAAAGACACTATTGCTTAATGATTTTAATCAAAGCAATGAAGATGGATATAGTATAATAGAAAGATTTTTAGACTCTGAAGAGGGACAAAATACCCAAAAAACTATAGAATCTTACTTAAATGGAGTTAATTTGCACAGTGGAGGCAACTATGCTCTTGTTCAAAAATATCACAATCAAATGCCAATATGGGTTTTAATAGAAATTATAAGCTTTAATAATTTTATAAAATTATTAACTTTTTATCAAAAGGATACCAATAGAAAAATAATACAAAATCAAAACAATAAAGATATAAAACTTGAAGACAGACTAGATAGTACAAAATGGCTTAGAAATCTATCAGCCCATAGCAATTGTATATTGATTAAAATACTAGATACAACTACAAGAAAATATATGTATAAACAATTAAGTGCCTATAGAAAGAATTTTGTATTTAAAGACGATACATATACCTTAGAAAGCATGATGAGCAAATCTCTTGTTGTGGATTTTTTAGAAATGATTCATTTATTCTTTAAAATTTGTAAAAGTAGAAATATGAAGAATAATTTTATTACGAATTTTAATGATTTTATGCAATATGTCAGAAAATACCAAGAAACATTAAATAGCAATCAAAAGCTAAAAAACTTCTTTGAATTTATTGAAAAAAGTTTTAACATTATAAAAAATTAA
- a CDS encoding AAA family ATPase — MVISIVNEKGGSGKTTLAVNLAARLAEDDDNVLLIDADPQKSTEVFSDMRSQSGLKPLFSNVSKTGISLGDEIESMRSKFDSIIVDTGGRDSKEMRKAMLKSNIIIIPTIPSQYDVPVLEHMLEIYDDSRQINSNLLAFVLINRSSPNPFLAKDLENLREFINTTKAEKGLENVILLENALYERQAYRKAVIDGKSIREFCTPNEKALSDFEAFYKEFLELAKERI; from the coding sequence ATGGTTATTTCAATAGTCAATGAAAAAGGTGGCAGTGGCAAAACTACTTTAGCAGTAAATTTGGCAGCTCGTTTAGCAGAAGATGATGATAATGTTTTGTTAATAGATGCTGATCCACAAAAATCTACTGAGGTTTTTTCAGATATGAGAAGTCAGTCTGGCTTAAAGCCATTATTTAGCAATGTTTCAAAAACAGGTATAAGTTTGGGCGATGAAATTGAAAGTATGCGTAGCAAATTTGATAGCATAATTGTTGATACAGGTGGTAGAGATTCAAAGGAAATGCGAAAAGCTATGCTTAAATCAAACATTATTATAATACCAACCATTCCTTCACAATATGATGTCCCAGTTCTTGAGCATATGCTTGAAATATATGATGACTCAAGACAAATAAATTCCAATCTTTTGGCTTTTGTGCTTATCAATAGAAGTTCGCCAAATCCATTTTTAGCCAAAGATTTAGAAAATTTGAGGGAATTTATCAATACGACAAAAGCCGAAAAAGGTTTGGAAAATGTCATTTTGCTTGAGAATGCGTTGTATGAAAGACAAGCCTATAGAAAAGCTGTAATTGATGGCAAAAGTATTAGAGAATTTTGCACACCAAATGAAAAAGCTTTGAGCGATTTTGAGGCTTTTTATAAAGAATTTTTAGAGCTCGCAAAAGAAAGAATATAA
- a CDS encoding plasmid mobilization protein, translating into MGFKAMSKKNEHASKEEDFLNSARGETSLQKNYRPKIPAKSKRKQIAFYLNDEEMAILKEAAYKINMNVSQYLRFKVFSGDKS; encoded by the coding sequence ATGGGATTTAAAGCAATGAGTAAAAAAAATGAACACGCTTCAAAGGAAGAAGATTTTTTAAATTCTGCTCGGGGTGAAACTTCGTTGCAAAAAAACTACAGGCCAAAAATACCAGCTAAAAGCAAAAGAAAACAAATAGCTTTTTATCTTAATGATGAGGAAATGGCTATTTTAAAAGAAGCTGCATACAAAATAAATATGAATGTTTCTCAATATCTACGATTTAAAGTTTTTAGTGGAGATAAAAGTTAA
- a CDS encoding helix-turn-helix domain-containing protein: MKTIGEKLRDLRNIYGLSQREFGEKIGVARGSINSYENNVNPLTQGVKWKILQGTGIGFDYFDTDMSLNEAFIKYGIDPSKKLEFKETKESICAVYKGINNFMDGKCEQEPLNIKSWFLDSLFEGIGKFDICFINVSHNELEPYAKNNEILVVVRDGNLKNGDKIIIDFKGSILVVQYFKEFDEIRLQTLSGKENKLKESDFKKEIKILAIIKGKIC, encoded by the coding sequence ATGAAAACGATCGGCGAAAAATTACGAGATTTACGCAATATTTATGGATTAAGTCAAAGAGAATTTGGCGAAAAAATAGGTGTAGCTAGAGGTAGTATAAATTCTTATGAAAACAATGTTAATCCCCTTACTCAAGGGGTAAAATGGAAAATTTTACAAGGCACAGGTATAGGATTTGATTATTTTGATACTGATATGAGCCTTAATGAAGCTTTTATAAAGTATGGTATAGATCCAAGCAAAAAGCTTGAATTCAAAGAAACAAAAGAAAGCATTTGTGCTGTTTATAAAGGAATTAATAACTTTATGGATGGCAAGTGCGAACAAGAACCTCTTAATATAAAATCTTGGTTTTTAGATAGTTTATTTGAGGGAATAGGAAAGTTTGATATTTGTTTTATCAATGTTAGTCATAATGAATTAGAACCTTATGCTAAAAATAATGAAATTTTAGTCGTTGTGCGTGATGGCAACCTTAAAAATGGCGATAAAATCATCATCGATTTTAAAGGAAGCATTCTTGTAGTGCAGTATTTTAAAGAATTTGATGAAATAAGACTTCAAACCTTAAGCGGTAAGGAAAATAAGCTTAAAGAAAGTGATTTTAAAAAAGAGATAAAAATATTAGCCATTATTAAAGGCAAGATATGCTAA
- the vapD gene encoding VapD family protein: MSVSRKAINFDLYTNELKKHFQDTREAYAQVKEFMLKNGFEHRQYSGYASKNSLSERAISKLSTKLVTNFPWLASCVKRFDVTDIGEQYDLTDQLQILSKSIHKDIPKNSPDKEAKLAELRTEINKATQSKTHNLNTKNKNIER, encoded by the coding sequence GTGAGCGTAAGCAGAAAGGCTATAAATTTCGATTTATACACAAATGAGCTAAAAAAGCACTTCCAAGACACAAGAGAAGCTTATGCACAGGTCAAAGAGTTTATGCTCAAAAATGGTTTTGAGCATAGGCAGTATTCAGGGTATGCTTCTAAAAATTCTTTAAGTGAAAGAGCAATTTCTAAACTAAGCACTAAACTTGTCACAAACTTCCCTTGGCTAGCTTCTTGTGTAAAAAGATTTGATGTTACTGATATTGGGGAACAATATGATTTAACAGATCAACTGCAAATTCTTTCAAAATCTATTCATAAAGATATACCTAAAAATTCTCCAGATAAAGAAGCCAAGCTTGCAGAACTTAGAACTGAAATTAACAAAGCTACCCAATCTAAAACTCATAATTTAAACACCAAAAATAAAAACATAGAAAGATAG
- the mobP1 gene encoding MobP1 family relaxase has translation MSSIPKFLKNNDQEWKQWRAKKVIEHRDFISNLPKNYKSKRSGFTNSSSNIYMPRTKLPLQISSHRSNEVVIKITSSSKHFQSVSRHIDYVSRNGELQIVTSELQYYQGKDENIEVKKALKDYGATIPNQYQNKREIRQTYNIVFSMKEHSTTPPQKLKQAVFKTLKENYPDNFFSLVFHADTDNPHCHICLKISKADGTRIDIRKNDLAHLRTEFAKNLNDLGIQAKATHSKQVQQNIDLAKRQQILDSLQNKTQMKIKPHHYKVLDYGEAKFDFKDENNISFFVSYLTPKGDTTIWGKDLQRLVKELKIEKGEYVRFAKIGDRLEPYSFKKKIQNKDYEVHTQRKIPVWDASIANRAEKNFAKLAPVKITTELKEIKKERVRSGSTTRKYTKSEWARYYAAKRGGIHLANNAYNKGRATAKSTNDLQKLSKIPMVWKRSRDEMLLHANAQHKLELRGKKQSNHTLRRADIRANGVTKRGDKELIKAQKSNEREI, from the coding sequence GTGAGTTCTATTCCAAAGTTTTTAAAAAATAATGACCAAGAATGGAAGCAATGGAGAGCTAAAAAGGTTATAGAACATAGAGATTTTATTTCAAATTTGCCTAAAAATTACAAAAGCAAACGATCAGGATTTACAAATTCATCGTCTAATATCTATATGCCAAGAACAAAATTACCGCTTCAAATTTCTTCACATAGAAGTAACGAGGTTGTGATAAAAATTACTTCAAGCTCTAAACACTTTCAATCAGTTTCTCGACATATAGATTATGTAAGTAGAAATGGAGAGCTTCAAATTGTTACTAGTGAATTACAATATTATCAAGGTAAAGATGAAAATATAGAAGTTAAAAAAGCATTAAAAGATTATGGTGCAACAATCCCAAATCAGTATCAAAACAAAAGAGAAATTAGACAAACCTATAATATAGTTTTTTCAATGAAAGAACATTCAACAACTCCTCCTCAAAAACTCAAGCAAGCAGTTTTTAAAACTTTAAAAGAAAACTATCCTGATAACTTTTTTTCTCTTGTTTTTCACGCAGATACAGACAATCCACATTGCCATATTTGCCTTAAAATTTCTAAAGCAGATGGCACAAGGATTGATATAAGAAAAAATGATTTAGCTCATTTAAGAACTGAGTTTGCTAAAAATTTAAATGATTTGGGAATACAGGCTAAAGCAACCCATTCAAAACAAGTTCAACAAAACATTGATCTTGCTAAACGCCAGCAAATTTTAGATAGCTTACAAAATAAAACTCAAATGAAAATTAAGCCTCATCATTATAAAGTGCTTGATTATGGCGAAGCAAAATTTGATTTTAAAGATGAAAATAATATAAGTTTTTTTGTGTCTTATCTTACTCCAAAAGGCGATACAACTATTTGGGGTAAAGATTTGCAAAGACTTGTTAAGGAGCTTAAAATTGAAAAAGGTGAGTATGTTCGTTTTGCTAAGATAGGAGATAGGTTAGAGCCATATAGTTTCAAAAAGAAAATCCAAAATAAAGATTATGAAGTGCATACACAGCGTAAAATTCCTGTGTGGGACGCAAGCATTGCCAACCGAGCAGAAAAAAACTTTGCTAAGCTTGCACCTGTAAAAATTACCACAGAGCTTAAAGAAATTAAAAAGGAAAGGGTAAGAAGTGGATCAACTACAAGAAAATACACCAAATCAGAGTGGGCAAGATATTATGCAGCAAAACGAGGAGGAATACATCTCGCCAACAATGCTTATAATAAAGGACGAGCTACAGCCAAATCCACCAACGATTTGCAAAAATTGTCCAAAATCCCTATGGTTTGGAAACGATCAAGAGATGAAATGCTTCTGCACGCTAATGCACAGCATAAGTTGGAGCTCAGAGGAAAAAAACAATCCAATCACACACTGCGACGGGCAGATATTAGGGCTAATGGAGTTACAAAACGAGGAGATAAAGAGCTAATAAAAGCTCAAAAGTCAAACGAGAGGGAAATTTAA